The Candidatus Synechococcus calcipolaris G9 DNA window ATCTATCCAAGTATATTTATCTATTTCTCCTCTAAAAAACTGACTACGATTCGTACCTTTTTCACGAATGATTTCGGCTCGTTCTACAAAACGATCTCGATTAATCAGGAGTGCCCCACCTTCTCCGGAGATAATATTTTTGGTTTCATGAAAGCTTAAGCATCCTAAATCGCCAATGGTACCTAAGGGTTGATCCCTATAGCGAGCATATATTCCTTGGGCGGCATCTTCGATAACCAGCAAGTTATATTTAGTCGCTAACGTCTGAAGTTCATCCATTTCACAACCTACCCCTGCATAATGCACCGGGGCGATCGCTCGGGTTCTATGGGTAATGGCACTCTCAACTAGGGTTTCATCTAGGTTTAGAGTATCGGGACGAATATCCACAAAGACCGGCACTGCTCCCCTGAGAACAAAGGCATTTGCAGTAGAGACAAACGTATAGCTGGGCATAATCACTTCATCCCCTGGTTCTAAATCTGCCAAAATTGCTGCCATTTCTAAGGCAGAGGTACAGGAGTGCGTAAGTAAGGCTTTTGTACAGCCTAACTGTTGTTCTAACCAAGTATGACATTGATGTGTAAAAGAGCCATCACCTGCTAGTTGCCCCGATTGGTAAGCTTGGCCAATCAGTTCTAATTCGCGTCCAGTAAGAAAGGGATGATTAAAGGGAATAGGTTTCAATTAGCGACTGCCTACGACGATGCCAAACACAATAGCTGCCATCCCTAACATTTTAGGCAGGGTAATTGGCTCCTTAAAGAATACCGCACTTAGGAAAAGTACCAAGACAAAAGCGAAGCTCATAAAGGGATAGGCATAGCTGAGGGGAAACTTAGTCATGGCAGCCATCCAACTGAGGGCCGCCAAAAATGCAGCAGCAAATCCACTGATAATCCAAGGATTGAGTAGTAAATATGCTAGATGGAGAAGTTTTTCAGCAGTCTGTTGAGGCAAGGGGCCGGCTAGGCTCACCTG harbors:
- a CDS encoding EamA family transporter; its protein translation is MIIKWQVSLAGPLPQQTAEKLLHLAYLLLNPWIISGFAAAFLAALSWMAAMTKFPLSYAYPFMSFAFVLVLFLSAVFFKEPITLPKMLGMAAIVFGIVVGSR
- the rffA gene encoding dTDP-4-amino-4,6-dideoxygalactose transaminase; protein product: MKPIPFNHPFLTGRELELIGQAYQSGQLAGDGSFTHQCHTWLEQQLGCTKALLTHSCTSALEMAAILADLEPGDEVIMPSYTFVSTANAFVLRGAVPVFVDIRPDTLNLDETLVESAITHRTRAIAPVHYAGVGCEMDELQTLATKYNLLVIEDAAQGIYARYRDQPLGTIGDLGCLSFHETKNIISGEGGALLINRDRFVERAEIIREKGTNRSQFFRGEIDKYTWIDIGSSYLPGEIIAAFLYAQLELADQIIASRLKIWDHYHNLLASLEEVAKIRRPQIPKHCQHNGHMYYILLPNLTVRTDLITYLKQSGIKSVFHYVPLHSSPAGQRYGRTQGDLVNTDRVADRLLRLPLFPDLSLEHVQDMVDAIKAFFAML